From Vanacampus margaritifer isolate UIUO_Vmar chromosome 8, RoL_Vmar_1.0, whole genome shotgun sequence, a single genomic window includes:
- the arap3 gene encoding arf-GAP with Rho-GAP domain, ANK repeat and PH domain-containing protein 3 isoform X2 yields MALAMVVMGTLEANTAVETLLAAIHLERYHASFQRAGLLLAADVLHLDQDALVSLGITATGHRKRILRLLSHVQRRLAQTANQRAAAERRHSVTDLPSSSSPPTSCGLEVLRNSSAPDLAVMLKPVPKPRTVFNRRRTAPVHFHPPAPDMVPSLHRRLSQECVCFPLLDGISSTQMPGRGDEAVPVNSSDVSLPPIPPRVARHVPLPSSAVQAHFDQPSPWSSGCHDDGRMSGSLQWSGRMEMISNDIYWGTAASAPPTPPRQAADRNQRNSGGASSNNSSGSARDDPLDLDEVISPYCESLFQRGGVSTLTTEIDARRDGDTKRREGESAEDHGSLRPPDGDEDQTISPYASYTSLNDRATPIISGWLDKLSPQGLESSAHTLGVRVIILLLSCVSSSSSSSSSFLTGCVFPLPTNLLCFLDDAEFALDSRNYVFQKRFVKFDGKNLMYFGNEKDAYPKGVVPLAAIQMARPSKDNKFEIVTSQRIFVFKADNEALRRRWVSTLQDHVGDQQVFGRRWLGPGPHCQKHGFLELKGTKSKVYVAINTEQIWLHKSQQCFRTGIGITVIEARGATIRDGKHKSFELITPYRTFSFTADSDPEKRDWMEALQEAIAETLSDYEVAEKIWSNRSNRTCADCRAVNPDWASINLCVVICKNCAGQHRGLGTMVSKVQSLKLDTSVWSNQIVQLFIMLGNDRANEFWAARLSQSDELDCDASPSQRREFIGQKYREGRFRLDHPAFSSQEQLLKVLCSAVSEHTLLKTVTHIFAEAKSNHLTATAHGQQQASRELLDRYPASDAGVYDEIMKTVLHSGFLFRANCASRGTLSRRSREDFQKFWCSVDQSLLFYQSERSAETCMEISLKDVLCLGVSRPETSNNNGFVDRFRYTFELYLSTDKIYQFGVESAEVLHTWTSAIGKAATPLSCHCLLTRRFERVGRLRYRAMLDPQQWKEAYFVLQKSNLFICPQNDGAAEDIVNLKRLQELSVASESQNQEKKEILVLVEKGRTFHLQGVGRTDFRLWYSDIQRAGGGKGNALREQQLSRNDIPIIVDSCIAFITQYGLGHEGIYRKNGAKSRIKLLMEHFRTDARNVKLRIGDHFIEDVTDVLKRFFREIDDPVFMADLHPLWQEAARIQVKGSRLDRYKEIIRTLPRVNRLTLAALVSHLYRVQKCADLNQMCTKNLSLLFAPSLFQTDGKGQHEVKIVEDLIDNYLDVFDIDEEHQNQMELEISLITSWKDTQLSQAGDLIIEVYLEVKTPDSCVTLKVSPSMGAEELTNQVLYMRNVPPGNKDVWMTFEVIEDGQLERPLHPKEKVLEQALQWCKMADPSSAYLVVKRVPKRDGIDILTSYKSDRMKVGVLRCREEPPKLLQGNKFQERSFQIKNNKLLLLKDKKSFKAEKEWSLKTMKVYVGVRRKLKAPTRWGFTVMSHKHQLFLCCSSEADLWDWVSSFLKAQNDEPGPPVLRRHSSSDIAKQKFGTMPLVPIRGDDSNHGMLSANQTLRKLHDRRTLSMYFPMKAHQDSAEERAGSPEPLYEEVGDFGLQVLKSLQSSFLAGGGEDDDTREPRVAPEVRPLPASLGVPDAQLPSRPQAGCTPSQELLLQEMTSAFVREAQQEEEEEEEEEQRDEEAFG; encoded by the exons ATGGCGCTAGCAATGGTCGTCATGGGGACGCTGGAAGCTAACACGGCGGTGGAAACGCTTCTGGCCGCCATCCACCTGGAGAG GTACCACGCTTCCTTCCAGAGGGCTGGCCTCCTATTGGCCGCCGACGTGCTCCACTTGGATCAAGACGCACTGGTCAGCCTGGGAATCACGGCCACCGGACATCGCAAACGGATCCTGAGACTTCTGTCGCACGTCCAGAGGCGGCTAGCTCAGACGGCCAATCAGAGAGCGGCGGCTGAACGTCGCCATTCGGTAACGGACCTGCCGTCATCTTCGTCGCCGCCAACTTCCTGCGGCTTGGAAGTGTTGAGGAACAGTTCGGCTCCAGACCTGGCCGTCATGCTGAAGCCGGTTCCCAAACCCAGAACCGTTTTCAACCGGCGCCGCACCGCGCCGGTTCACTTCCACCCCCCCGCGCCTGACATGGTTCCGTCACTGCACAGGAGGCTTTCCCAGGAGTGCGTTTGCTTCCCGCTTTTAGACGGCATCAGCTCGACGCAGATGCCCGGCCGGGGGGACGAGGCGGTGCCCGTCAACAGCTCGGACGTTTCCTTGCCGCCCATCCCCCCGAGGGTCGCCCGTCATGTTCCGTTGCCTTCTTCTGCCGTACAAGCGCACTTTGACCAACCGTCACCTTGGTCTTCTGGTTGCCACGACGATGGCAGGATGTCCGGGTCCCTGCAGTGGTCCGGCAGGATGGAGATGATCTCCAATGACATCTATTGGGGCACTGCGGCGTCCGCCCCTCCAACGCCTCCTCGACAAGCAGCCGACAGGAACCAGAGAAACAG TGGCGGCGCTTCGAGCAACAACTCGTCAGGATCAGCTAGAG ATGACCCCCTCGACCTTGACGAGGTCATCAGTCCCTACTGTGAAAGCCTTTTCCAAAGAGGCGGAGTCAGCACGCTCACCACAGAG ATTGACGCCAGACGAGACGGGGACACGAAGAGGCGGGAAGGGGAATCCGCTGAGGATCATGG CTCCCTGCGGCCTCCGGATGGCGACGAGGACCAGACCATCTCGCCGTACGCCAGCTACACCTCCCTTAACGACAGGGCCACGCCCATCATCAGCGGATGGCTGGACAAACTCTCGCCACAGGG ACTCGAAAGTTCAGCACACACTCTTGGTGTGCGCGTCATCATTTTGCTGCTGTCCTGTgtgtcctcgtcctcgtcttcGTCCTCTTCCTTCTTGACTGGGTGTGTGTTTCCTCTTCCTACAAATTTGTTGTGCTTTCTTGATGATGCCGAATTTGCACTTGATTCTAGGAACTACGTTTTCCAGAAGCGCTTTGTCAAGTTTGACGGAAAAAATCTCATGTATTTTGGAAACGAAAAG GACGCGTACCCTAAAGGAGTTGTCCCATTGGCTGCCATCCAGATGGCCCGCCCCTCCAAAGACAACAAATTTGAAATAGTGACCAGTCAGCGGATCTTTGTTTTTAAGGCTGATAAtgaag CGCTGAGGCGGCGTTGGGTGTCCACGCTGCAGGACCACGTGGGAGACCAGCAGGTGTTTGGGCGGCGCTGGTTAGGTCCCGGGCCTCACTGTCAGAAACACGGCTTCCTGGAGCTGAAAGGAACCAAGTCCAAAGTTTACGTGGCCATCAACACGGAGCAGATTTGGCTCCACAAAAGCCAGCAG TGTTTTCGAACCGGGATCGGCATCACGGTGATCGAGGCCCGCGGTGCCACCATCCGAGATGGCAAACACAAGAGTTTTGAGCTCATCACTCCCTACAGAACCTTCAG CTTCACGGCCGACTCTGACCCGGAGAAGCGGGACTGGATGGAGGCGCTGCAGGAGGCCATCGCCGAGACCCTGTCGGATTACGAGGTGGCCGAGAAGATCTGGTCCAACCGCTCCAACCGCACATGTGCCGACTGCCGGGCCGTCAACCCCGACTGGGCTTCCATCAACTTGTGTGTGGTCATCTGCAAGAACTGCGCCG GTCAGCACAGAGGTCTGGGCACTATGGTTTCCAAAGTCCAGAGTCTAAAACTGGACACCAGCGTGTGGAGCAATCAGATCGTGCAG CTCTTCATCATGCTGGGCAACGACCGTGCTAACGAGTTCTGGGCGGCCCGCTTGTCCCAGTCGGACGAGCTGGATTGTGACGCGTCGCCGAGTCAGCGGCGGGAGTTCATCGGTCAGAAATACCGAGAAGGCCGCTTCCGACTGGACCATCCCGCTTTCAGCAGCCAGGAGCAACTACTCAAG GTCTTGTGCTCTGCCGTCTCTGAACACACACTCCTCAAAACTGTCACTCATATCTTCGCTGAGGCCAAATCCAATCACCTGACCGCCACCGCTCACGGGCAACAACAAGCAAGCAGAGAGCTTCTGGACCGCTACCCAGCCTCGG ATGCCGGCGTCTACGATGAGATCATGAAGACGGTCCTTCATTCGGGCTTCCTCTTCAGGGCTAATTGCGCCAGCAGGGGGACACTGTCCCGCCGATCTCGAGAAG ACTTCCAGAAGTTCTGGTGCTCAGTGGATCAGTCGCTTCTCTTCTACCAGTCGGAGCGATCGGCAGAGACGTGCATGGAGATAAGCCTGAAGGACGTGCTGTGTTTGGGAGTCAGCCGACCCGAAACGTCCAACAACAACGGCTTTGTGGACAG GTTCCGCTACACCTTTGAGTTGTACTTGAGCACGGACAAAATCTATCAGTTCGGTGTGGAATCAGCTGAGGTTTTGCACACCTGGACCAGTGCCATCGGGAAG GCCGCGACGCCGCTCAGCTGTCACTGCCTGCTGACCCGGAGGTTTGAGCGCGTTGGCCGCCTGCGGTACAGAGCCATGTTGGACCCCCAGCAGTGGAAGGAGGCCTACTTTGTCCTGCAGAAGTCCAACCTCTTCATCTGTCCGCAAAACGACGGCGCCGCAGAAGACATCGTCAACCTGAAGCGTCTGCAGGAGCTGA GTGTCGCTTCGGAAAGCCAGAACCAGGAGAAGAAAGAAATTCTGGTTTTGGTGGAGAAGGGGAG GACGTTCCACCTGCAGGGCGTGGGCCGCACCGACTTCCGCTTGTGGTACTCGGACATCCAGCGGGCCGGCGGCGGGAAGGGAAACGCCCTGCGGGAGCAGCAGCTGAGCCGGAACGACATCCCCATAATTGTGGACAGCTGCATCGCCTTCATCACGCAGTACG GTCTGGGCCACGAGGGGATCTATCGCAAGAACGGAGCCAAGTCTCGAATCAAACTGCTCATGGAGCACTTCCGGACGGACGCTCGCAACGTCAAACTGCGCATCGGAGACCACTTCATCGAGGATGTGACGGACGTCCTCAAGCGCTTCTTCAGGGAGATCGATGACCCCGTCTTCATGGCCGACCTGCACCCGCTGTGGCAGGAGGCCGCTA GAATCCAAGTGAAAGGTTCCAGGTTAGACCGCTACAAGGAGATCATTCGAACGCTTCCACGAGTCAACAGGTTGACTCTGGCTGCGCTGGTCAGCCACCTCTATCG AGTCCAGAAATGTGCCGACCTCAACCAGATGTGCACCAAGAACCTTTCGCTGCTCTTCGCACCCAGCCTCTTCCAAACGGACGGCAAAGGACAACATGAAGTGAAGATCGTGGAAGATCTCATCGACAACTACTTGGATGTTTTTGAT ATCGACGAGGAGCATCAGAATCAAATGGAGTTGGAGATTAGTCTCATCACGTCTTGGAAGGACACTCAA TTGTCTCAGGCGGGAGATCTGATCATCGAGGTCTACCTGGAGGTGAAGACGCCGGACAGCTGCGTCACCCTTAAA GTGTCGCCCAGTATGGGTGCTGAGGAGCTGACCAATCAGGTTCTCTATATGAGGAACGTCCCTCCTGGTAACAAAGATGTGTGGATGACATTTGAAGTCATCGAGGACGGACAGCTAG AGCGGCCATTGCATCCCAAAGAGAAAGTTCTGGAGCAGGCGCTGCAATGGTGCAAGATGGCCGACCCCAGCTCCGCCTACCTTGTGGTGAAGAGGGTCCCTAAACGTGACGGCATCGACATCCTTACTT CCTACAAGAGTGACCGGATGAAGGTCGGCGTCCTGAGGTGTCGCGAGGAGCCCCCCAAACTGCTTCAGGGAAACAAGTTCCAAGAGAGAAGCTTCCAGATCAAGAACAACAAACTACTGTTGCTCAAAGACAAGAAG AGTTTCAAAGCGGAGAAGGAGTGGTCGCTGAAGACCATGAAGGTCTACGTGGGGGTCCGCAGAAAACTCAAAGCGCCAACAAG GTGGGGCTTCACCGTGATGTCACACAAACATCAGCT GTTCCTGTGTTGCTCCAGCGAGGCCGACTTGTGGGACTGGGTGAGCAGTTTCCTCAAAGCTCAG AACGACGAGCCTGgtccgcccgtcctccgccgtCACTCGTCGTCCGATATCGCCAAGCAGAAGTTTGGCACGATGCCGCTGGTGCCCATCCGAGGAGACGACAGCAACCACGGCATGCTATCGGCCAATCAGACTCTA AGGAAGCTTCACGACCGCAGGACGCTCTCCATGTACTTT CCTATGAAGGCCCATCAGGACAGCGCGGAGGAGCGTGCCGGGTCGCCCGAGCCGCTCTACGAGGAGGTGGGCGACTTTGGCCTGCAGGTGCTGAAATCCCTGCAGAGCAGCTTCCTGGCCGGCGGCGGCGAAGACGATGACACGCGGGAGCCCCGAGTGGCGCCGGAGGTCCGGCCGCTTCCAGCCTCTCTCGGCGTCCCCGACGCGCAGCTGCCGTCGCGTCCGCAGGCCGGCTGCACGCCGTCTCAAGAGCTCCTGCTACAGGAAATGACCTCTGCCTTTGTCAGGGAAGCGCagcaagaggaagaggaagaggaagaggaggagcagcGGGACGAAGAGGCCTTTGGTTGA
- the arap3 gene encoding arf-GAP with Rho-GAP domain, ANK repeat and PH domain-containing protein 3 isoform X4 has protein sequence MALAMVVMGTLEANTAVETLLAAIHLERYHASFQRAGLLLAADVLHLDQDALVSLGITATGHRKRILRLLSHVQRRLAQTANQRAAAERRHSVTDLPSSSSPPTSCGLEVLRNSSAPDLAVMLKPVPKPRTVFNRRRTAPVHFHPPAPDMVPSLHRRLSQECVCFPLLDGISSTQMPGRGDEAVPVNSSDVSLPPIPPRVARHVPLPSSAVQAHFDQPSPWSSGCHDDGRMSGSLQWSGRMEMISNDIYWGTAASAPPTPPRQAADRNQRNSGGASSNNSSGSARDDPLDLDEVISPYCESLFQRGGVSTLTTEIDARRDGDTKRREGESAEDHGSLRPPDGDEDQTISPYASYTSLNDRATPIISGWLDKLSPQGNYVFQKRFVKFDGKNLMYFGNEKDAYPKGVVPLAAIQMARPSKDNKFEIVTSQRIFVFKADNEALRRRWVSTLQDHVGDQQVFGRRWLGPGPHCQKHGFLELKGTKSKVYVAINTEQIWLHKSQQCFRTGIGITVIEARGATIRDGKHKSFELITPYRTFSFTADSDPEKRDWMEALQEAIAETLSDYEVAEKIWSNRSNRTCADCRAVNPDWASINLCVVICKNCAGQHRGLGTMVSKVQSLKLDTSVWSNQIVQLFIMLGNDRANEFWAARLSQSDELDCDASPSQRREFIGQKYREGRFRLDHPAFSSQEQLLKVLCSAVSEHTLLKTVTHIFAEAKSNHLTATAHGQQQASRELLDRYPASDAGVYDEIMKTVLHSGFLFRANCASRGTLSRRSREADFQKFWCSVDQSLLFYQSERSAETCMEISLKDVLCLGVSRPETSNNNGFVDRFRYTFELYLSTDKIYQFGVESAEVLHTWTSAIGKAATPLSCHCLLTRRFERVGRLRYRAMLDPQQWKEAYFVLQKSNLFICPQNDGAAEDIVNLKRLQELSVASESQNQEKKEILVLVEKGRTFHLQGVGRTDFRLWYSDIQRAGGGKGNALREQQLSRNDIPIIVDSCIAFITQYGLGHEGIYRKNGAKSRIKLLMEHFRTDARNVKLRIGDHFIEDVTDVLKRFFREIDDPVFMADLHPLWQEAARIQVKGSRLDRYKEIIRTLPRVNRLTLAALVSHLYRVQKCADLNQMCTKNLSLLFAPSLFQTDGKGQHEVKIVEDLIDNYLDVFDIDEEHQNQMELEISLITSWKDTQLSQAGDLIIEVYLEVKTPDSCVTLKVSPSMGAEELTNQVLYMRNVPPGNKDVWMTFEVIEDGQLERPLHPKEKVLEQALQWCKMADPSSAYLVVKRVPKRDGIDILTSYKSDRMKVGVLRCREEPPKLLQGNKFQERSFQIKNNKLLLLKDKKSFKAEKEWSLKTMKVYVGVRRKLKAPTRWGFTVMSHKHQLFLCCSSEADLWDWVSSFLKAQNDEPGPPVLRRHSSSDIAKQKFGTMPLVPIRGDDSNHGMLSANQTLRKLHDRRTLSMYFPMKAHQDSAEERAGSPEPLYEEVGDFGLQVLKSLQSSFLAGGGEDDDTREPRVAPEVRPLPASLGVPDAQLPSRPQAGCTPSQELLLQEMTSAFVREAQQEEEEEEEEEQRDEEAFG, from the exons ATGGCGCTAGCAATGGTCGTCATGGGGACGCTGGAAGCTAACACGGCGGTGGAAACGCTTCTGGCCGCCATCCACCTGGAGAG GTACCACGCTTCCTTCCAGAGGGCTGGCCTCCTATTGGCCGCCGACGTGCTCCACTTGGATCAAGACGCACTGGTCAGCCTGGGAATCACGGCCACCGGACATCGCAAACGGATCCTGAGACTTCTGTCGCACGTCCAGAGGCGGCTAGCTCAGACGGCCAATCAGAGAGCGGCGGCTGAACGTCGCCATTCGGTAACGGACCTGCCGTCATCTTCGTCGCCGCCAACTTCCTGCGGCTTGGAAGTGTTGAGGAACAGTTCGGCTCCAGACCTGGCCGTCATGCTGAAGCCGGTTCCCAAACCCAGAACCGTTTTCAACCGGCGCCGCACCGCGCCGGTTCACTTCCACCCCCCCGCGCCTGACATGGTTCCGTCACTGCACAGGAGGCTTTCCCAGGAGTGCGTTTGCTTCCCGCTTTTAGACGGCATCAGCTCGACGCAGATGCCCGGCCGGGGGGACGAGGCGGTGCCCGTCAACAGCTCGGACGTTTCCTTGCCGCCCATCCCCCCGAGGGTCGCCCGTCATGTTCCGTTGCCTTCTTCTGCCGTACAAGCGCACTTTGACCAACCGTCACCTTGGTCTTCTGGTTGCCACGACGATGGCAGGATGTCCGGGTCCCTGCAGTGGTCCGGCAGGATGGAGATGATCTCCAATGACATCTATTGGGGCACTGCGGCGTCCGCCCCTCCAACGCCTCCTCGACAAGCAGCCGACAGGAACCAGAGAAACAG TGGCGGCGCTTCGAGCAACAACTCGTCAGGATCAGCTAGAG ATGACCCCCTCGACCTTGACGAGGTCATCAGTCCCTACTGTGAAAGCCTTTTCCAAAGAGGCGGAGTCAGCACGCTCACCACAGAG ATTGACGCCAGACGAGACGGGGACACGAAGAGGCGGGAAGGGGAATCCGCTGAGGATCATGG CTCCCTGCGGCCTCCGGATGGCGACGAGGACCAGACCATCTCGCCGTACGCCAGCTACACCTCCCTTAACGACAGGGCCACGCCCATCATCAGCGGATGGCTGGACAAACTCTCGCCACAGGG GAACTACGTTTTCCAGAAGCGCTTTGTCAAGTTTGACGGAAAAAATCTCATGTATTTTGGAAACGAAAAG GACGCGTACCCTAAAGGAGTTGTCCCATTGGCTGCCATCCAGATGGCCCGCCCCTCCAAAGACAACAAATTTGAAATAGTGACCAGTCAGCGGATCTTTGTTTTTAAGGCTGATAAtgaag CGCTGAGGCGGCGTTGGGTGTCCACGCTGCAGGACCACGTGGGAGACCAGCAGGTGTTTGGGCGGCGCTGGTTAGGTCCCGGGCCTCACTGTCAGAAACACGGCTTCCTGGAGCTGAAAGGAACCAAGTCCAAAGTTTACGTGGCCATCAACACGGAGCAGATTTGGCTCCACAAAAGCCAGCAG TGTTTTCGAACCGGGATCGGCATCACGGTGATCGAGGCCCGCGGTGCCACCATCCGAGATGGCAAACACAAGAGTTTTGAGCTCATCACTCCCTACAGAACCTTCAG CTTCACGGCCGACTCTGACCCGGAGAAGCGGGACTGGATGGAGGCGCTGCAGGAGGCCATCGCCGAGACCCTGTCGGATTACGAGGTGGCCGAGAAGATCTGGTCCAACCGCTCCAACCGCACATGTGCCGACTGCCGGGCCGTCAACCCCGACTGGGCTTCCATCAACTTGTGTGTGGTCATCTGCAAGAACTGCGCCG GTCAGCACAGAGGTCTGGGCACTATGGTTTCCAAAGTCCAGAGTCTAAAACTGGACACCAGCGTGTGGAGCAATCAGATCGTGCAG CTCTTCATCATGCTGGGCAACGACCGTGCTAACGAGTTCTGGGCGGCCCGCTTGTCCCAGTCGGACGAGCTGGATTGTGACGCGTCGCCGAGTCAGCGGCGGGAGTTCATCGGTCAGAAATACCGAGAAGGCCGCTTCCGACTGGACCATCCCGCTTTCAGCAGCCAGGAGCAACTACTCAAG GTCTTGTGCTCTGCCGTCTCTGAACACACACTCCTCAAAACTGTCACTCATATCTTCGCTGAGGCCAAATCCAATCACCTGACCGCCACCGCTCACGGGCAACAACAAGCAAGCAGAGAGCTTCTGGACCGCTACCCAGCCTCGG ATGCCGGCGTCTACGATGAGATCATGAAGACGGTCCTTCATTCGGGCTTCCTCTTCAGGGCTAATTGCGCCAGCAGGGGGACACTGTCCCGCCGATCTCGAGAAG CAGACTTCCAGAAGTTCTGGTGCTCAGTGGATCAGTCGCTTCTCTTCTACCAGTCGGAGCGATCGGCAGAGACGTGCATGGAGATAAGCCTGAAGGACGTGCTGTGTTTGGGAGTCAGCCGACCCGAAACGTCCAACAACAACGGCTTTGTGGACAG GTTCCGCTACACCTTTGAGTTGTACTTGAGCACGGACAAAATCTATCAGTTCGGTGTGGAATCAGCTGAGGTTTTGCACACCTGGACCAGTGCCATCGGGAAG GCCGCGACGCCGCTCAGCTGTCACTGCCTGCTGACCCGGAGGTTTGAGCGCGTTGGCCGCCTGCGGTACAGAGCCATGTTGGACCCCCAGCAGTGGAAGGAGGCCTACTTTGTCCTGCAGAAGTCCAACCTCTTCATCTGTCCGCAAAACGACGGCGCCGCAGAAGACATCGTCAACCTGAAGCGTCTGCAGGAGCTGA GTGTCGCTTCGGAAAGCCAGAACCAGGAGAAGAAAGAAATTCTGGTTTTGGTGGAGAAGGGGAG GACGTTCCACCTGCAGGGCGTGGGCCGCACCGACTTCCGCTTGTGGTACTCGGACATCCAGCGGGCCGGCGGCGGGAAGGGAAACGCCCTGCGGGAGCAGCAGCTGAGCCGGAACGACATCCCCATAATTGTGGACAGCTGCATCGCCTTCATCACGCAGTACG GTCTGGGCCACGAGGGGATCTATCGCAAGAACGGAGCCAAGTCTCGAATCAAACTGCTCATGGAGCACTTCCGGACGGACGCTCGCAACGTCAAACTGCGCATCGGAGACCACTTCATCGAGGATGTGACGGACGTCCTCAAGCGCTTCTTCAGGGAGATCGATGACCCCGTCTTCATGGCCGACCTGCACCCGCTGTGGCAGGAGGCCGCTA GAATCCAAGTGAAAGGTTCCAGGTTAGACCGCTACAAGGAGATCATTCGAACGCTTCCACGAGTCAACAGGTTGACTCTGGCTGCGCTGGTCAGCCACCTCTATCG AGTCCAGAAATGTGCCGACCTCAACCAGATGTGCACCAAGAACCTTTCGCTGCTCTTCGCACCCAGCCTCTTCCAAACGGACGGCAAAGGACAACATGAAGTGAAGATCGTGGAAGATCTCATCGACAACTACTTGGATGTTTTTGAT ATCGACGAGGAGCATCAGAATCAAATGGAGTTGGAGATTAGTCTCATCACGTCTTGGAAGGACACTCAA TTGTCTCAGGCGGGAGATCTGATCATCGAGGTCTACCTGGAGGTGAAGACGCCGGACAGCTGCGTCACCCTTAAA GTGTCGCCCAGTATGGGTGCTGAGGAGCTGACCAATCAGGTTCTCTATATGAGGAACGTCCCTCCTGGTAACAAAGATGTGTGGATGACATTTGAAGTCATCGAGGACGGACAGCTAG AGCGGCCATTGCATCCCAAAGAGAAAGTTCTGGAGCAGGCGCTGCAATGGTGCAAGATGGCCGACCCCAGCTCCGCCTACCTTGTGGTGAAGAGGGTCCCTAAACGTGACGGCATCGACATCCTTACTT CCTACAAGAGTGACCGGATGAAGGTCGGCGTCCTGAGGTGTCGCGAGGAGCCCCCCAAACTGCTTCAGGGAAACAAGTTCCAAGAGAGAAGCTTCCAGATCAAGAACAACAAACTACTGTTGCTCAAAGACAAGAAG AGTTTCAAAGCGGAGAAGGAGTGGTCGCTGAAGACCATGAAGGTCTACGTGGGGGTCCGCAGAAAACTCAAAGCGCCAACAAG GTGGGGCTTCACCGTGATGTCACACAAACATCAGCT GTTCCTGTGTTGCTCCAGCGAGGCCGACTTGTGGGACTGGGTGAGCAGTTTCCTCAAAGCTCAG AACGACGAGCCTGgtccgcccgtcctccgccgtCACTCGTCGTCCGATATCGCCAAGCAGAAGTTTGGCACGATGCCGCTGGTGCCCATCCGAGGAGACGACAGCAACCACGGCATGCTATCGGCCAATCAGACTCTA AGGAAGCTTCACGACCGCAGGACGCTCTCCATGTACTTT CCTATGAAGGCCCATCAGGACAGCGCGGAGGAGCGTGCCGGGTCGCCCGAGCCGCTCTACGAGGAGGTGGGCGACTTTGGCCTGCAGGTGCTGAAATCCCTGCAGAGCAGCTTCCTGGCCGGCGGCGGCGAAGACGATGACACGCGGGAGCCCCGAGTGGCGCCGGAGGTCCGGCCGCTTCCAGCCTCTCTCGGCGTCCCCGACGCGCAGCTGCCGTCGCGTCCGCAGGCCGGCTGCACGCCGTCTCAAGAGCTCCTGCTACAGGAAATGACCTCTGCCTTTGTCAGGGAAGCGCagcaagaggaagaggaagaggaagaggaggagcagcGGGACGAAGAGGCCTTTGGTTGA